In Solea senegalensis isolate Sse05_10M linkage group LG18, IFAPA_SoseM_1, whole genome shotgun sequence, a single window of DNA contains:
- the foxi1 gene encoding forkhead box protein I1, giving the protein MNAFGHQPSSQQQTSPLQHHSAQELLDMAVYCDNYGVYQQNLHHHHPQRPATHASTYGLGEYTSPSANPYLWLNGPGINSSPYLPGNNSASYIQSGYGSNHQRQFLPPPTGFGGADLSWLSISSQQELFKMVRPPYSYSALIAMAIQNAQDKKLTLSQIYQYVADNFPFYKKSKAGWQNSIRHNLSLNDCFKKVARDEDDPGKGNYWTLDPNCEKMFDNGNFRRKRKRRADISGADTNSLPVKSEDGGAHKLSDTASLLSSSPPSLHGSPASTDPKSSPSPSAEHSPCFSSFVSSVNSLLAASGGGGGTEGSRAAERDYSSANLGGLSHNREGMSGLGSYSPTLISAPLNSENNRMNYYTSVQSLSNHFSVNNLIYSREGTEV; this is encoded by the exons ATGAACGCTTTTGGACACCAACCATCGAGCCAGCAGCAGACCAGCCCTCTTCAGCACCACAGCGCGCAGGAGCTCCTGGACATGGCCGTGTACTGCGACAACTACGGTGTGTACCAGCAGAACCTGCACCACCATCACCCGCAGAGGCCGGCCACGCACGCCTCCACTTACGGCCTCGGAGAGTACACGTCCCCGTCCGCGAACCCCTACCTGTGGCTGAACGGACCCGGCATCAACTCCTCTCCGTATCTGCCCGGGAACAACAGCGCGTCCTACATTCAGTCCGGATACGGGTCGAACCACCAGAGGCAGTTCTTACCTCCTCCCACCGGCTTCGGTGGAGCAGACCTGAGCTGGTTGTCCATCTCCAGCCAGCAGGAGCTCTTCAAGATGGTCCGGCCTCCTTACTCCTACTCTGCCCTGATCGCCATGGCCATACAGAACGCACAGGACAAGAAGTTGACTCTGAGTCAGATCTATCAGTATGTGGCTGATAACTTTCCTTTCTACAAGAAGAGCAAAGCTGGCTGGCAAAACTCAATCCGACACAACCTGTCACTGAACGACTGTTTCAAGAAGGTGGCGCGGGATGAGGATGACCCCG GTAAAGGAAACTACTGGACGCTTGACCCCAACTGTGAGAAGATGTTCGACAACGGGAACTTTAGGCgcaagaggaaaaggagagcTGACATAAGCGGAGCCGACACCAACTCTCTGCCCGTCAAGTCAGAAGACGGCGGCGCACACAAACTCTCAGACACCGCCAGCCTGCTGAGCTCGTCCCCGCCCAGCCTGCACGGCTCCCCGGCCTCCACTGACCCCAAGTCGTCGCCGTCTCCCTCCGCCGAGCACAGCCCGTGTTTCAGCAGCTTCGTGTCCAGCGTGAACTCGCTGCTGGCGgccagcggcggcggcggcggcaccGAGGGCTCCCGCGCCGCAGAGCGGGACTACAGCAGCGCGAACCTCGGGGGATTGTCCCACAACAGAGAGGGCATGTCCGGACTGGGCTCCTACTCGCCCACTTTAATCTCCGCTCCTTTGAACTCTGAAAACAACAGAATGAACTATTACACTTCAGTACAGAGCCTCTCCAACCATTTCAGTGTTAATAACCTCATATACAGCCGGGAAGGAACTGAGGTGTAG